In a genomic window of Cytobacillus sp. FSL H8-0458:
- the dxr gene encoding 1-deoxy-D-xylulose-5-phosphate reductoisomerase, producing MKHISLMGATGSIGTQTLEIIKEHPEEFKLAAMSAGRNIDLARKIISDFQPELVSLSEKSSADILKAEFPGITFTYGHEGLIEVAVYKKSEILVNAVLGSVGLSPTLQAIEEKKTIAIANKETLVTAGHLVMEAANRNGVTLLPVDSEHSAIFQSLQGEKEKNIERLILTASGGSFRDRSRKELENVTVEEALNHPNWSMGAKITIDSATMMNKGLEVIEAHWLFSMDYSRIDVLLHKESIIHSMVEYHDSSVIAQLGTPDMRVPIQYALTYPDRLPLRTAKRLNLAEIGKLHFAEMDFNRFRCLKFAYEAGKVGGSMPAVLNAANEAAVAAFLDGKITFLQIEDFIERALGSHDVISNPSLNEIQETDLETRKYVNSLL from the coding sequence ATGAAACATATCAGTTTGATGGGGGCAACAGGGTCTATTGGCACTCAGACCCTCGAAATTATTAAAGAGCACCCCGAGGAATTTAAGCTGGCAGCCATGTCTGCCGGCAGGAATATAGATCTTGCCAGGAAGATTATCTCTGACTTTCAGCCTGAACTTGTCTCACTTTCAGAAAAAAGTTCCGCAGATATTCTTAAAGCGGAGTTTCCCGGCATAACATTTACATATGGACATGAAGGTTTGATAGAGGTTGCCGTTTACAAAAAATCAGAAATACTGGTTAATGCTGTATTAGGCAGTGTAGGCCTAAGCCCTACCCTGCAGGCGATTGAGGAAAAGAAGACTATCGCTATCGCGAATAAGGAAACCCTTGTGACAGCCGGCCATCTGGTCATGGAAGCAGCAAACCGAAATGGTGTAACGCTCCTTCCAGTAGACAGTGAACACTCTGCTATTTTTCAATCTCTGCAGGGGGAAAAAGAAAAAAATATTGAAAGGCTCATTTTAACAGCTTCGGGAGGCAGTTTCAGAGACCGCTCCCGCAAGGAATTGGAAAATGTGACTGTTGAAGAGGCGCTTAATCATCCGAATTGGTCAATGGGAGCAAAAATCACCATCGATTCTGCCACTATGATGAATAAGGGACTTGAAGTTATTGAAGCGCATTGGCTTTTCTCAATGGATTACAGTAGAATAGATGTCCTTCTCCATAAAGAAAGCATTATCCATTCCATGGTGGAATATCATGACAGCAGTGTCATCGCACAGCTTGGCACCCCGGATATGAGAGTACCTATACAGTATGCATTAACTTATCCAGACAGGCTCCCGCTGCGAACAGCAAAACGTCTGAATCTTGCTGAAATCGGCAAGCTCCATTTTGCAGAAATGGACTTTAATCGTTTTCGCTGCCTGAAATTTGCCTATGAAGCCGGAAAAGTAGGCGGATCAATGCCAGCCGTATTGAATGCAGCAAATGAAGCTGCTGTTGCTGCATTTCTGGATGGAAAGATTACCTTCCTGCAAATAGAAGATTTCATCGAAAGAGCACTGGGCAGCCATGACGTTATCTCAAATCCAAGCCTGAATGAAATTCAGGAAACAGATTTGGAAACGAGAAAATATGTTAACTCGCTTCTATAA
- a CDS encoding phosphatidate cytidylyltransferase: protein MKQRIITAIIFGAILLPIIIYGGMPIIILAYLLASIALYELLKMRNLSLFSIPGIISLLLLWVFLLPKEFQSFLDDLNYTKIEVALFGVLLFLTYTVATKNKFTFDDVAFSIMSTLYVGIGFYYFMETRFADQGLTYLFFALFLIWATDSGAYFIGKAMGKKKLWPEISPNKTVEGSLGGVACALAVSVLFIIFTDIDESLLGLLVITAILSVFGQIGDLVESALKRHYNVKDSGNILPGHGGILDRFDSLLFVLPLLHFFHLL, encoded by the coding sequence ATGAAACAGCGTATTATCACAGCCATTATATTTGGAGCAATCCTCCTGCCGATCATTATATATGGAGGCATGCCAATCATCATCCTGGCATATTTACTGGCATCCATTGCACTATATGAACTATTGAAAATGAGGAACTTAAGTTTATTCTCGATTCCAGGTATTATTTCTTTACTTTTATTGTGGGTTTTCCTTTTGCCTAAAGAATTTCAGTCATTCCTGGATGATTTGAATTATACAAAAATTGAGGTAGCTCTTTTTGGAGTGCTTCTTTTCTTAACGTATACAGTCGCAACAAAAAACAAATTTACTTTTGATGATGTGGCTTTTTCGATAATGTCTACTTTATATGTTGGCATTGGATTTTACTATTTTATGGAGACACGCTTCGCAGATCAGGGCCTGACCTATCTCTTTTTTGCATTATTCCTTATTTGGGCAACAGATTCAGGTGCCTACTTTATTGGAAAGGCAATGGGAAAGAAAAAGCTTTGGCCTGAAATCAGCCCGAATAAGACTGTGGAAGGGTCACTTGGCGGTGTAGCCTGTGCGCTTGCTGTTTCGGTATTATTTATTATCTTTACAGATATTGATGAGTCCCTGCTGGGGCTATTAGTAATTACAGCCATCCTGTCAGTGTTTGGGCAAATAGGGGATTTAGTGGAGTCAGCATTAAAGCGTCATTATAATGTAAAAGACTCAGGAAATATTCTGCCTGGACATGGCGGAATCCTGGACCGTTTTGACAGTTTGTTATTCGTCCTGCCTTTGCTCCACTTTTTTCATCTGCTGTAA
- a CDS encoding isoprenyl transferase produces MFDKMKLWKSQNSSSDLRERVEKIKELHIPEHVAIIMDGNGRWAKKRALPRVAGHHEGMKVVRKITRFASDIGVKTLTLYAFSTENWKRPKMEVDFLMKLPEEFLGTFLPELVEENVQVRMIGYFDHLPAHTRKAVSKAMEETKNNTGLVLNFALNYGSRAEILEAVRHVLNDCKSGIMNENELDEEKFSSYLMTGGLKDPDLLIRTSGEIRLSNFMLWQLAYTEFWFTDVLWPDFNEEQMLEAIEVFQSRQRRFGGVQ; encoded by the coding sequence ATGTTTGATAAAATGAAGTTATGGAAGTCCCAAAACAGTTCTTCCGATCTCCGAGAGAGAGTTGAAAAAATAAAAGAATTGCACATTCCTGAGCATGTTGCCATTATTATGGATGGGAATGGCAGATGGGCAAAAAAACGAGCGCTTCCAAGAGTTGCCGGCCATCATGAGGGAATGAAAGTTGTCCGAAAAATTACCAGATTTGCAAGTGATATTGGAGTGAAGACTCTAACTTTATATGCATTCTCAACTGAGAATTGGAAACGGCCCAAAATGGAAGTGGACTTTCTGATGAAACTGCCTGAGGAATTTCTGGGCACTTTTCTGCCTGAGCTGGTAGAAGAAAATGTGCAAGTAAGAATGATTGGTTATTTTGACCACCTGCCTGCCCATACCCGAAAAGCAGTTTCCAAAGCGATGGAAGAGACAAAAAATAACACCGGCCTGGTGCTGAACTTTGCACTAAATTATGGGAGCAGAGCAGAAATACTCGAAGCCGTCAGGCATGTCTTAAATGATTGCAAAAGTGGTATAATGAATGAAAATGAATTGGATGAAGAAAAATTCTCATCCTACCTTATGACAGGCGGATTAAAGGATCCTGATCTGCTGATACGCACAAGCGGTGAAATCAGATTAAGCAATTTTATGCTCTGGCAGCTTGCATACACAGAATTCTGGTTTACAGATGTCTTATGGCCGGATTTCAATGAAGAGCAAATGCTTGAAGCGATCGAAGTATTCCAAAGCCGCCAGAGGCGTTTTGGAGGAGTACAATAA
- the frr gene encoding ribosome recycling factor: MPKQVIADAKERMTKAISAYTRELASIRAGKANASLLDRITVDYYGAPTPVNQLAGVSAPEARLLVITPYDKTILGEIEKAILKSDIGLNPSNDGSVIRLAIPQLTEERRKELVKVVKKESEEAKVAIRNVRRDANDDLKKLEKNGEITEDDLRGFSDDIQKLTDDHISKIDELTKEKEKEILAV; the protein is encoded by the coding sequence ATGCCAAAACAAGTTATTGCAGATGCAAAAGAAAGAATGACTAAAGCAATTTCAGCGTATACAAGGGAGCTTGCCAGCATCCGTGCAGGTAAAGCCAACGCTTCTTTGCTTGATCGCATCACTGTTGATTACTACGGTGCGCCGACTCCTGTTAACCAGCTTGCCGGAGTGTCTGCTCCTGAAGCGCGCCTTTTAGTCATAACGCCTTATGACAAAACTATACTGGGAGAAATTGAAAAGGCCATTCTAAAATCTGATATCGGCTTAAATCCCTCAAATGACGGCAGTGTAATCAGACTGGCTATTCCACAGCTTACAGAAGAACGCCGTAAAGAGCTTGTTAAGGTTGTTAAAAAAGAATCAGAAGAAGCAAAAGTTGCCATCCGCAATGTTCGCCGCGATGCCAATGATGACCTGAAAAAGCTTGAGAAAAATGGAGAGATCACTGAAGACGATCTCCGCGGTTTTTCTGATGATATTCAAAAACTTACGGATGACCACATCAGCAAGATTGACGAATTAACAAAAGAAAAAGAAAAAGAAATCCTTGCAGTCTGA
- the pyrH gene encoding UMP kinase, with protein MSSPKFKRVVLKLSGEALAGEQGFGINPSVIKSIAAQVKDLAELGVEVAVVVGGGNIWRGKIGEEMGMDRANADYMGMLATVMNSLALQDSLENLGVETRVQTSIEMRQVAEPYIRRRAIRHLEKKRVVIFAAGTGNPYFSTDTTAALRAAEIEAEVILMAKNNVDGVYSADPRVDKNAKKYDELSYLDVLKEGLAVMDSTASSLCMDNNIPLIVFSIMEKGNINRAVMGETIGTIVRGKK; from the coding sequence ATGAGCAGCCCAAAATTCAAACGCGTGGTTTTGAAATTAAGTGGAGAAGCTTTAGCAGGAGAGCAAGGTTTCGGAATTAATCCTTCAGTAATTAAATCAATCGCTGCACAGGTTAAGGATCTGGCTGAACTAGGTGTTGAAGTTGCTGTTGTTGTCGGCGGCGGAAACATCTGGCGAGGAAAGATCGGAGAAGAAATGGGTATGGACAGAGCAAACGCCGACTATATGGGCATGCTTGCAACTGTTATGAACTCATTGGCATTGCAGGATAGCCTCGAGAATCTTGGGGTGGAGACAAGAGTTCAAACCTCAATCGAGATGAGACAGGTTGCTGAACCGTACATCCGCAGAAGAGCTATCCGCCATCTTGAGAAAAAGCGGGTTGTGATCTTTGCTGCAGGAACCGGAAATCCTTACTTCTCTACTGATACTACAGCAGCATTGCGAGCTGCAGAAATTGAAGCAGAAGTAATTCTTATGGCGAAAAACAATGTTGATGGGGTCTATTCAGCTGATCCCCGCGTTGATAAAAACGCGAAAAAATACGATGAACTTTCCTATCTTGATGTTTTGAAAGAAGGATTGGCTGTAATGGATTCTACAGCATCATCTTTATGCATGGATAACAACATTCCGTTAATTGTATTTTCAATCATGGAAAAAGGCAATATTAACCGCGCCGTAATGGGTGAAACAATCGGAACAATCGTTAGGGGGAAAAAGTAA
- the tsf gene encoding translation elongation factor Ts, with translation MAITAQMVKELREKTGAGMMDCKKALQETEGDMEKAIDFLREKGIAKAAKKGDRIAAEGLTSVKVDGNEAVILEVNSETDFVAKNEGFQTLVKEIAEHLLSAKPASVEEAAGQTMANGATLESHINSAIAKIGEKLSLRRFEIKTKTDSDAFGAYLHMGGRIGVLTVLEGTTDEDAAKDVAMHIAALNPKYVSRDEVSQDEVERERQVLTQQALNEGKPENIVAKMVEGRLGKYFEDVCVNDQAFVKNPDQKVGKFVESKGGKIREFVRYEVGEGIEKREDNFAEEVMNQVKK, from the coding sequence ATGGCAATTACTGCTCAAATGGTTAAAGAACTTCGTGAAAAAACAGGCGCAGGCATGATGGACTGCAAAAAAGCACTTCAGGAAACTGAAGGTGATATGGAAAAAGCAATCGACTTCCTTCGTGAAAAAGGAATTGCTAAAGCTGCTAAAAAAGGTGACCGTATCGCTGCAGAAGGTCTTACTTCTGTTAAGGTTGACGGAAACGAAGCAGTTATCCTTGAAGTAAACTCTGAAACAGATTTCGTTGCTAAAAACGAAGGATTCCAAACACTTGTTAAAGAAATCGCAGAGCACTTACTTTCTGCAAAGCCGGCTTCAGTAGAAGAAGCAGCTGGCCAGACAATGGCTAACGGTGCTACTTTAGAATCTCACATCAATAGTGCAATTGCTAAAATCGGAGAAAAGCTTTCTCTTCGCCGTTTTGAAATCAAAACAAAAACTGACAGCGATGCATTTGGTGCCTACCTTCACATGGGCGGACGCATTGGTGTATTAACAGTTCTTGAAGGAACAACTGACGAAGATGCAGCGAAAGATGTTGCAATGCATATTGCAGCCCTAAACCCTAAATATGTATCCCGTGATGAAGTGTCACAGGACGAAGTAGAGCGCGAGCGTCAAGTATTGACTCAGCAGGCTCTTAACGAAGGCAAACCAGAGAACATCGTTGCAAAGATGGTTGAAGGCCGTCTTGGCAAGTATTTCGAAGATGTTTGTGTAAACGACCAGGCTTTTGTTAAAAACCCTGATCAAAAAGTTGGCAAATTCGTTGAATCTAAAGGCGGAAAAATCCGTGAGTTCGTTCGCTATGAAGTTGGAGAAGGCATCGAAAAGCGTGAAGACAACTTCGCTGAAGAAGTAATGAACCAAGTTAAGAAATAA
- the rpsB gene encoding 30S ribosomal protein S2, with the protein MSVISMKQLLEAGVHFGHQTRRWNPKMKKYIFTERNGIYIIDLQKTVKKVEEAYNFVKELAGNGGTILFVGTKKQAQDSVKEEAIRSGMFYVNQRWLGGTLTNFETIQKRISRLKDIERMSEDGTFEVLPKKEVVQLKKEQERLEKFLGGIKDMKSLPDALFIIDPRKERIAVAEAHKLNIPIVGIVDTNCDPDEIDVVIPANDDAIRAVKLLTGKMADAILEAKQGEEVTTA; encoded by the coding sequence ATGTCAGTAATTTCAATGAAGCAATTGCTTGAAGCTGGTGTACACTTCGGACACCAAACACGCCGCTGGAACCCTAAGATGAAGAAATATATCTTCACTGAGCGTAACGGCATCTACATCATCGACCTTCAGAAGACTGTTAAGAAGGTAGAAGAAGCTTACAACTTCGTTAAGGAGCTTGCTGGAAACGGCGGTACTATCCTTTTCGTAGGTACTAAAAAACAAGCTCAAGATTCCGTTAAAGAAGAAGCTATCCGTTCTGGTATGTTCTATGTTAACCAGCGCTGGTTGGGCGGAACTTTAACAAACTTTGAAACAATCCAAAAGCGTATTTCGCGTTTAAAGGATATCGAAAGAATGTCTGAAGATGGAACTTTCGAAGTTCTTCCTAAAAAAGAAGTTGTTCAATTGAAGAAAGAGCAAGAGCGCTTAGAGAAGTTCTTGGGCGGAATCAAAGACATGAAGAGCCTTCCAGATGCTCTATTCATCATTGACCCTCGCAAAGAGCGCATTGCTGTTGCAGAAGCACATAAATTAAACATCCCTATCGTTGGTATCGTTGATACTAACTGTGATCCGGATGAAATTGATGTTGTAATCCCTGCAAACGATGATGCTATCCGTGCTGTTAAATTGTTAACTGGCAAAATGGCAGATGCTATCCTTGAAGCTAAACAAGGTGAAGAAGTTACAACTGCTTAA
- a CDS encoding DUF6115 domain-containing protein: protein MTAFLLAISLLLNIVALLAIILLYLRQNKLMDAEKRQEKVLIEMEEVISSYLVHMKEENDDFISKFSQINANNDSTIKEKSIPVNMNRKNDQDIAKADEQSMPLARASIYQASKAYKQNLREAEDRLSEKGNLLSLKEIKTVTESDSSQPIKEEIPSSIDDQVFILKKQGMSAVDIAKKLGKGKTEVELMLKFRQNQQE from the coding sequence ATGACAGCTTTTCTATTAGCTATAAGCCTGCTATTAAATATTGTAGCCTTATTAGCCATTATTCTGCTTTATCTGCGTCAGAATAAATTAATGGATGCAGAGAAAAGACAGGAAAAAGTGCTTATTGAAATGGAAGAGGTTATATCGTCGTACCTTGTTCATATGAAAGAAGAAAACGACGATTTTATAAGCAAATTTTCACAGATCAATGCAAATAACGACTCTACTATTAAAGAGAAAAGTATCCCAGTAAATATGAATAGAAAAAATGATCAAGATATAGCTAAAGCAGATGAGCAATCAATGCCATTAGCCAGAGCGTCCATCTACCAGGCATCTAAAGCCTACAAACAGAATTTGAGGGAAGCTGAGGATAGATTGAGTGAAAAAGGAAATCTCTTATCCTTAAAGGAAATTAAAACTGTCACAGAGTCAGATAGCAGTCAGCCAATTAAGGAAGAGATTCCTTCATCAATAGATGATCAAGTGTTTATTCTGAAAAAACAGGGAATGAGTGCGGTGGATATTGCCAAAAAATTAGGCAAAGGGAAAACAGAAGTCGAGTTAATGCTTAAATTTCGTCAAAATCAGCAAGAATAG